The stretch of DNA TCGTCGAGGACTGATTGATCTCCCGAAGCACCGCCGGGATCACCGCCTGTAGGTAGGGCAGAAGGCGGACAAAGGTTTTCCCCTCGGTGCGAAAGCGGTAGTTGATCGGCACCTCGGCGTAGCGGAAACCCTTGCCGAGCAGGTCGAGAGTCAGGACCTGGGCGTAGTTGTAGTCGTGGACCAGCTCTGCAGCCGCGGCCGCCCGGTGGGACAGCGCCCGGTAGCCGCTCTGGCCGTCCGAGATCCGCCTGCGGGCGATCACCGAAAGAACCAGGGACAGCAGCCGGTTGCCGAGGTTGCGGTGGGCTTTCATCCTCCGGCTGCCGCTCGAGAAGCGGGAGCCTGCAACGTAGTCCGCCTCGCCGGCCAGGATCGGCGCCACCAGGCGTTCCAGCTCCGCCGGGTCGTACTCTCCGTCGGCGTCGCAAAAGACGACGGCGGCCGCCTCCCGGGCGGCGCCCTCGGCCAGGCCCCGTCTTACTCCGGCCCCTAAGCCGTGCCGCTCGGTCAGCTCGACCACCCGGGCTCCGGCGAGCCGGGCGACCGTGGCGGTCCGGTCGGTCGACCCGTCGTTTATGACCACGCACTCCACCGGGCGGCCCTGGACCTGCTCCGGCATGCGGGCGACCACGCCGGCGACGTTGGCCTCCTCGTTGCGGGCCGGCAGGAAGAAGACGATGGGGGCACCATCCGGGGGCGGCCCGGCCGGTGGGAGCGACTGGATTCTGGGGAGACGGAACCGTCCGAAAAGCCCGGGAGCCGGGGTGACGAGCGCCACCGCTCCGGCGATCAACGAGTAGGCGGTCTTCAGGGCGTGGGCAGTCAGGGCTGCGGCCAGGGCCGGACCGGACCCAGCGCCGAGGAGGACCAGCATGCCCATCGCCGCAGCCTCGTAGGTCCCGAAGCCGCCTGGGGCCACCGCCAGGACCTGCGAGAAGATCGTCGCCGCCGTTACCAGCACTGCGTCGGTGGCGCTGATCGGGATGCCGGCCCAGTGCGCGGCCTGCCAGATCACAACCGACTCCAACAGCCACGCGGCCAGCGACCCCAGGGCGACAAACGACCCCGGCATCCGCAGGGCGCTGGTCTCCAGTCGGCGCAGCTTCTTCATCCACCAGAGCCCGCCGATCAGCACCGCAAGAAGGGTGAGCGCCAGAACCCCGAACGCACCGGCGAGCCGGGGGAGCGCCAGCCCGGGGCCCAGGACAACCAGAAGGCCGGCCAACGCCAGCGCATCGGCCGCCCGGAGGGTGAGCGAGGAGGCTGTCGCTTCCTTCAAAGCGAGCGAGGTGCGCTTGACGACGCTGGTGACCCGCAGGGCTTCGCCCAGCCGAAGGGGGAGGATGTGGTTTCCCGCGACCGCCAGGTGAATGGCGGAAAGGGCGTGGGCAAAGGTGACGCCCGGAACCACGTTGCGCCATACCAGGGCCCGCAAGGCGAAGGCGGTGAAGTAGACGCCCATGACGACGGCCACTGCGAGCGGGGCCCCTTTTACCGCTTCCCAGCTGGACTCCAGGGCCGCGGAGTCGAAGCTGGAGCGCATGAACCACGCGGATCCTGCAGTGAACGCAAGGCCGGCGGTCCAGGCCAGCCACATCGGGATGCGGAACCGGAACATCCTGGCGATCCGGGTGAAGATCACCGGTCGACTTTAGGTAGTCCTAACATGGCTGCGAAGCCTAGCCTAATGGAGGCGGGAGAGCGAGGCCCGGCCCGGCGGAATCTCCCCCGAATTGCGCGTTTACCCCGACCGGCCGGGGGTAGCTAAAAGTTCCACGACCCATTTCGGCAAAGGAGGAGCGTTATGGCGATGAACGAACCGACCGACCCTCAGATGACCGACGAGGGTAAAGAGCCGGGGCAGACTCCAATGGGCGCAGCCGGCGAAGCCGGTGAAGGCCAGGACACCCAGGGCACCAACGCCCAGCAGGACACCGGGGGCCAGGATATGGCGAACCCCCTCAAGCCCTAAGAAGTAGGGAAGCTCACGACGCCCGGAACCTGCGCTGAATGAAGGCCGGGTTCCGGATTCGGGGATCTGACGAGTCCAGACGTCCTACGGCCGGCGTCCCAGTCGCCTAACAGGCAGCAGGACGTCTGGGTCCCCCCGAGAAAACGATGAGGCCGGCGTCCTAGCGGGGAACCGGCAGGACCACCGGCACGTGGCCGTGCGCCAGCTGGACCCTGACCTGCGCTCCAGGTTCCACCTCGACCGTGTGGGGCAACAGGCATCGCAGGCGGCTGCCGGAGGGTAGTTGAACCTCGTACAGCAGAAATGCCCCCAGGAACTCGACCGAGGTGACCACCGACCCGCCGCCCGGGTCCTCGACGAACGTCACGTCGTGCGGCCGGACCATGATCTCCATCTCGGTCCCCGAGATGTCGTGCGGGCACTCGCAGGGCCCGGCCTCGGTGTGCAGGCTGCCGTTGCCCGAGTAGGTGGCGGGGAGGAAGTACGCCTCGCCCAGGCTCGACGCTACGAAGTGGCTCTGCGGCAGGTGGAACACCGTCTTAGGAGAACCGATCTGCTCGACCCGGCCTTTACCCATCACGGCCACCCGGTCTCCGACAGACATCGCCTCCTGCTGGTCGTGGGTGACAAAGAGTGCCGACGCCCTGGCCTTCCGCAGGATCTCGACCGTGTGCAGCCTGACCTGCGCCCGCAGGTTCGGGTCGAGGTTGGCGAAAGGCTCGTCGAGCAGCAGGACGGTCGGTTCCGGGGCGATCGCCCGCGCCAGGGCCACCCGCTGGCGCTCTCCGCCCGAGAGCTCGTGGGGGTACCGATCGGCGTGCGCCGGGAGCTCCACCAGGTCCAGGACCTCGGCCACCCGCTTTGCGATTGCGGACTTGGACCGGCGGCCCAGCCCGAACCCGATGTTGCCGGCGACGGTCAGGTGCGGGAACAGGGTGTTCTCCTGGAACACCAGGCCCACCGCCCGGTCCTCCGGGGGGACCCACCGGCCGGGGGAGGAGGCGCTCTTTCCGTTCAGCAGGACCTCGCCCGCATCGGGCTCCAGCAGGCCGGCGATCATCCGGAGCAGGGTCGACTTGCCGCACCCGCTCGGCCCGACGAGGGTAAGGAACTCGCCGTGACCCAGGCTGATGCTGACGTCGTCGACGGCGGTGGTGGAGCCGAACCGCTTGGAAACACCGCGCACTTCGACGGCGGGGGCGGCCGGGGGCGTGGAACGGTCGATGTGCGCTTCTTGCAAGGTCAGTCCCTCTCGCCTGCTGCTCATACCCGGACATCCTCAAAAATCGTCTTGCTGGTGGTGGGCAGCAGCACCTCGGCCTCGGAACCCCGCAGGCTCCGGGTAAGCAGCGCCACCGGCACCAGCGAGGCGGCGATAATCGTAAGCGATGGAAGCGCCGCCGACTCCCACCGGGACTCCGCAGCAAGCTGCCAGACCCATACCGGCAGGGTGTCGAAGCCGAACGGCCGGAGCAGAAGCACCATCGGAAGCTCCTTCAAGGCGTCGATGCCCACCAACAACAACGCTACCGCCACGCCGGTCTTTGTCAAAGGGAAGTGGATCTGCCGCATAACCCGGGCCGGGGTGGCCCCCAGGCTGCGAGCGGACAGCGTGAGCTCCTCCGGCACCTTCTGCAGGCTGGCGTCGATGCCGTTGACCCCGAGAGCCATGAAACGCACGACGTAGGCGTAGACCACGCCGGCCAGCGACCCGGTGACCAGCAGCCCCGGGATCTGGATCCCGACGGAGTTGAGCGCCCGGTCGACCCAGGCGAGGACCAGCAGGACCCCGATGGCGATGACCGGCCCCGGCAGCGCGTACCCGGTGGTCGCCAGCTGGGACATCGACCGGACGTAGCGGCCCCCGGCAAAGCGGCGGGCGTTGGTGACGCCGATGGCGACCAGGGCAACCAGCCCGGCCGCAGCGACCGCCAGCAGGGCGCTGTTGGAGAGGTAGGAGAAGAACCGGGAGTCGACTCCTCCGGTGCCCCGGACTGCTTGCCCGATCGCCCATGCGGCGAGTTGGGCAACCGGAGCGAAGAAGGCCAGCGTCAGCACCAGCAGGCAGGTTCCCGTCGCGGCCCAGGCGCGGGCGCCGTAGAGCTTCTTGGAGGGAAGCTGCCGGCTCCCGCCGCCCTGCTGGGTGTACCGGGCCTTGCCTCTCAGGGCCCGCTCCAGGACGAGCAGCCCGAGTGCGAACAGCAGGACCAGGGAGGCCAGCTCGCTGGCGGCGTCTCGGTCGAACATCCCCTTCCACACCCGGTAGACGCCCACGGATACGGTCTGGACGTTGAAGTAGATGACCGTGGCGAAGTCGGTGAGTGTCTCAAGCGTGACCAGGGTCAGCCCGGCGATCAACGACGGACGGGCCATCGGCAGGATGACCTTCCACGCGGCCTTCAGGTGGCTGTAACCCAGGCTGCGGGCGACCTCGTAGCTGGCGGTGGCCTGCTCCCGCATCGCGGCCCGGGCCAGCAGGTAGACGTAGGGGTAGAGGCAGAGCGAGAAAACCAGCGCCGCCCCCCACACCGACCGGATCTCGGGCACCCAGACGTCACGCCCGAAGACGGCCCGCAGCCCCCCCTGGATCGGGCCCGTGAATCCGAAGGTCGACATGAAGACGAAGCCCAGGATGTAGCCCGGCATGGCGAGGGGCAGCACCAGCATCCACGCGAGCGCCCTGCGACCGGGGAAGTCGTAACCGGAGACCAGCCAGGCCAGGCCGCCTCCGAGTACCAGAGTTCCCAGGATCACCAGACTTAGGAGCGCCAGGGTGGAGGTCAACATCTCAGGCAGACGGGTCTCCCACAGGTGGCGCCAGATCTCGACGCTCGGCGTCAGCAAGCTCCAGGCGATAACCGCCACCGGGGCCACCGCCAGAAGGGCGATGACGGTCACCCCGAGGGTCCAGCCCCGGCGACCCCGGCGCACCGGGGTTGGCAGGTGGATGCCCCTACTCGTAGCCGGCCTCGTCCATGGCTCGGATGGCGTCGGCGTTGCGCGACCCGTAGTCGGCGGCGCCGAGCGGGTCCCGCTTGAAGTCGTTGCCGAACTCCTTCAGCACCAGCTCGTCGGGCTCGACGTCCGGGTTGGCCGGGTACTCGTGGTTGGAGTTGGTGAAGTCGTCCTGTCCCTCGGTCGCCAGCCACTCGAGCAGCTGCTTCGCCAGGTCGGGGTTGTCGGCGTTCTTGGTGACCCCTGCGCCGGAGACGTTCACGTGCACCCCCCGGTCGCCCTGGTTGGCCCAGAATGCCTTGACGTTGAAGTCCGGGTCCTCGTCGAGCTGCTGCGCCAGGTAGTAGTGGTTGGTGATGCCTACGTCGCACCCGCCCTCGGCGACGGTCTCGAGGACGAGGACATCGCTGCCGAGGATCTCGGTTTCGTTGGCCACCCAGCTCCTGAGGATGTTCACCGCTCCGTCGTAGCCATGGTGGGCGATCAGGCTGGCGACCAGCGACTGCGTGTAGACGTTCGACGAGTCCCGCATGCAGACCCGGCCCTTCCACTCGGGATCGGCA from Actinomycetota bacterium encodes:
- a CDS encoding lysylphosphatidylglycerol synthase domain-containing protein produces the protein MIFTRIARMFRFRIPMWLAWTAGLAFTAGSAWFMRSSFDSAALESSWEAVKGAPLAVAVVMGVYFTAFALRALVWRNVVPGVTFAHALSAIHLAVAGNHILPLRLGEALRVTSVVKRTSLALKEATASSLTLRAADALALAGLLVVLGPGLALPRLAGAFGVLALTLLAVLIGGLWWMKKLRRLETSALRMPGSFVALGSLAAWLLESVVIWQAAHWAGIPISATDAVLVTAATIFSQVLAVAPGGFGTYEAAAMGMLVLLGAGSGPALAAALTAHALKTAYSLIAGAVALVTPAPGLFGRFRLPRIQSLPPAGPPPDGAPIVFFLPARNEEANVAGVVARMPEQVQGRPVECVVINDGSTDRTATVARLAGARVVELTERHGLGAGVRRGLAEGAAREAAAVVFCDADGEYDPAELERLVAPILAGEADYVAGSRFSSGSRRMKAHRNLGNRLLSLVLSVIARRRISDGQSGYRALSHRAAAAAELVHDYNYAQVLTLDLLGKGFRYAEVPINYRFRTEGKTFVRLLPYLQAVIPAVLREINQSSTTWEAKPAMDDAQASSSNEPSDPRAPAAAQPMSSA
- a CDS encoding ABC transporter ATP-binding protein, giving the protein MSSRREGLTLQEAHIDRSTPPAAPAVEVRGVSKRFGSTTAVDDVSISLGHGEFLTLVGPSGCGKSTLLRMIAGLLEPDAGEVLLNGKSASSPGRWVPPEDRAVGLVFQENTLFPHLTVAGNIGFGLGRRSKSAIAKRVAEVLDLVELPAHADRYPHELSGGERQRVALARAIAPEPTVLLLDEPFANLDPNLRAQVRLHTVEILRKARASALFVTHDQQEAMSVGDRVAVMGKGRVEQIGSPKTVFHLPQSHFVASSLGEAYFLPATYSGNGSLHTEAGPCECPHDISGTEMEIMVRPHDVTFVEDPGGGSVVTSVEFLGAFLLYEVQLPSGSRLRCLLPHTVEVEPGAQVRVQLAHGHVPVVLPVPR
- a CDS encoding iron ABC transporter permease; its protein translation is MTVIALLAVAPVAVIAWSLLTPSVEIWRHLWETRLPEMLTSTLALLSLVILGTLVLGGGLAWLVSGYDFPGRRALAWMLVLPLAMPGYILGFVFMSTFGFTGPIQGGLRAVFGRDVWVPEIRSVWGAALVFSLCLYPYVYLLARAAMREQATASYEVARSLGYSHLKAAWKVILPMARPSLIAGLTLVTLETLTDFATVIYFNVQTVSVGVYRVWKGMFDRDAASELASLVLLFALGLLVLERALRGKARYTQQGGGSRQLPSKKLYGARAWAATGTCLLVLTLAFFAPVAQLAAWAIGQAVRGTGGVDSRFFSYLSNSALLAVAAAGLVALVAIGVTNARRFAGGRYVRSMSQLATTGYALPGPVIAIGVLLVLAWVDRALNSVGIQIPGLLVTGSLAGVVYAYVVRFMALGVNGIDASLQKVPEELTLSARSLGATPARVMRQIHFPLTKTGVAVALLLVGIDALKELPMVLLLRPFGFDTLPVWVWQLAAESRWESAALPSLTIIAASLVPVALLTRSLRGSEAEVLLPTTSKTIFEDVRV
- a CDS encoding extracellular solute-binding protein, coding for MIGKARLGSALVSMALVASAGCTNKGSEETVRVYSGRHYGEEETFKTFSEETGISVEFLFGSDAELRERIEAEGENTQADVYMTVDAGNLFLAADEGVFQSLESEVLTDAIPESLRDPDNQWFGLGVRARTIVYNPNEVKPEELSTYEALADPEWKGRVCMRDSSNVYTQSLVASLIAHHGYDGAVNILRSWVANETEILGSDVLVLETVAEGGCDVGITNHYYLAQQLDEDPDFNVKAFWANQGDRGVHVNVSGAGVTKNADNPDLAKQLLEWLATEGQDDFTNSNHEYPANPDVEPDELVLKEFGNDFKRDPLGAADYGSRNADAIRAMDEAGYE